Proteins from a single region of Desertifilum tharense IPPAS B-1220:
- the hemB gene encoding porphobilinogen synthase produces the protein MSNPRIQRPRRLRRTPSLRRMVQETQLSANDLIYPMFVMTGENETVEIPSMPGCYRYTLDLLLKEAADVYNLGINAIALFPVIPYELKCDRGSESYNPNGLVQQTVRALKQALPELVVITDVALDPFTTHGHDGIVDEQGRILNDPTVEILVKMALSQAEAGADMVAPSDMMDGRIGAIRQALDENGYFDTGILAYSAKYASAYYGPFRDALESAPKFGDKQTYQMDSANAREALKEVNLDILEGADIVMVKPALAYLDIICQIKAHTQLPVAAYNVSGEYAMIRAAGQQGWIDEKKVILETLSSIKRAGADLILTYFAKEVALMLR, from the coding sequence ATGTCAAACCCCCGAATTCAGCGCCCGCGAAGATTGCGCCGTACCCCTTCCCTGCGCCGCATGGTTCAAGAAACCCAACTCAGCGCCAATGACCTGATTTACCCCATGTTCGTGATGACGGGAGAGAATGAAACCGTCGAAATTCCCTCCATGCCGGGGTGCTATCGGTATACGCTCGACTTACTCCTCAAAGAGGCAGCCGATGTTTATAATTTGGGGATTAATGCGATCGCCCTTTTCCCCGTCATCCCCTACGAACTCAAGTGCGATCGCGGCAGTGAAAGCTACAATCCGAATGGACTGGTACAGCAAACCGTCCGCGCCCTCAAACAAGCCCTTCCCGAACTCGTCGTCATCACCGATGTTGCCCTCGATCCATTTACCACCCACGGACATGATGGGATTGTAGACGAACAAGGTCGCATCCTCAACGACCCCACCGTCGAGATACTCGTCAAAATGGCCCTTTCCCAAGCCGAAGCCGGAGCCGATATGGTTGCCCCTTCCGATATGATGGATGGGCGCATCGGTGCCATTCGCCAAGCCTTAGACGAAAACGGATATTTCGACACCGGAATTCTTGCCTACTCCGCCAAATACGCCTCCGCCTACTATGGCCCATTTCGGGATGCGTTAGAATCTGCCCCCAAATTTGGCGACAAACAAACCTACCAAATGGACTCCGCCAACGCCAGAGAAGCCCTAAAAGAAGTCAATCTCGATATTCTAGAAGGCGCAGACATCGTGATGGTTAAACCCGCCCTCGCCTATCTCGACATCATCTGTCAAATTAAAGCCCACACCCAACTCCCAGTTGCCGCTTATAATGTGAGCGGCGAATATGCCATGATTCGCGCTGCCGGACAACAGGGTTGGATTGATGAGAAAAAAGTGATTCTCGAAACCCTAAGCAGCATCAAACGAGCAGGCGCAGATTTAATCCTGACCTACTTTGCCAAAGAAGTCGCTTTAATGTTGCGCTAG
- a CDS encoding SufE family protein: protein MSTSASPLPASLERLVNRLQHASTPKQRYEYLLWLAQRLPPFPESEKIPENKVPGCVSQVYLTAHSESDTIILQGDSDAQITKGLVALLIEGVKGLSAQEIQQLTPDFIARTGLEISLTPSRVNGFYNIFKALQNKVSLAQKASALFLD, encoded by the coding sequence ATGTCAACTTCAGCCTCCCCCTTACCCGCCTCCCTAGAACGACTAGTTAACCGCTTGCAGCACGCTTCTACGCCAAAACAGCGCTATGAGTATCTGCTGTGGTTAGCCCAGCGCTTACCCCCTTTTCCAGAATCCGAGAAAATACCAGAGAACAAAGTACCGGGTTGTGTCTCGCAGGTTTACCTTACGGCTCATTCGGAAAGCGATACAATAATCTTGCAGGGGGATTCTGACGCTCAAATTACGAAAGGTTTAGTTGCCCTCTTGATTGAGGGAGTCAAAGGACTTTCCGCCCAAGAAATTCAACAGTTAACTCCCGATTTTATCGCCAGAACGGGTTTAGAAATCAGTCTCACGCCCTCGCGGGTTAACGGATTTTACAATATCTTTAAAGCCTTGCAGAATAAAGTCTCTCTTGCCCAAAAAGCGTCCGCTTTATTCCTAGATTGA
- a CDS encoding GTP-binding protein, whose product MKTEPLPPQLEVPKRGMPVTIITGFLGSGKTTLLNHILSNRQDLKVAVLVNEFGDIDIDSQLLVSIDEDMVQLSNGCICCTINDSLVDAVYKVLEREEKVDYLVIETTGVADPLPIILTFLGTELRELTRLDSILTLVDAENFTPDHFESEAAIGQIVYGDIILLNKTDLVPDERVQSLEDYIHTTKVGARILRCQRGQVPLPIILDVAYNDPEAYEQFLEEPDEHHHEHHHEHHPHEHHHHHSAHLENDGFISISFTSDRPFEIQKFQDFLDNLTTDVFRAKGILWFQESDLKHIFQLSGKRCSMEAENWTTTPSNQVVFIGRNLNAEQIRAALKDCIV is encoded by the coding sequence ATGAAAACTGAACCTTTACCTCCCCAACTAGAAGTCCCCAAACGCGGGATGCCTGTGACGATTATTACGGGGTTTTTGGGGAGTGGAAAAACAACATTACTCAATCATATTCTCAGCAACCGCCAGGATTTAAAGGTTGCAGTGTTGGTGAATGAATTTGGCGATATTGATATTGACTCTCAGTTGTTGGTTTCCATTGATGAAGATATGGTGCAACTGAGCAATGGTTGTATTTGCTGTACGATTAATGACAGTTTAGTTGATGCCGTTTATAAGGTTTTGGAACGAGAAGAAAAAGTTGATTATCTCGTAATTGAAACCACGGGCGTAGCTGACCCGCTCCCGATTATTTTAACCTTTTTAGGCACAGAACTGAGAGAGTTAACCCGCCTCGATTCAATCTTAACCCTAGTTGATGCGGAAAACTTTACACCAGACCATTTTGAAAGTGAAGCTGCCATTGGTCAAATTGTGTATGGCGATATTATTTTGTTGAATAAAACGGATCTGGTTCCTGATGAACGGGTGCAATCTTTAGAAGACTATATCCACACGACAAAAGTGGGGGCAAGAATTCTACGGTGCCAACGGGGGCAGGTGCCTTTACCCATTATTTTAGATGTAGCCTATAATGACCCAGAGGCTTACGAGCAGTTCTTAGAAGAACCGGATGAGCATCACCACGAACATCACCACGAACATCATCCCCACGAGCATCACCATCATCATTCTGCTCACCTGGAAAATGATGGATTTATCTCAATTTCCTTTACGAGCGATCGCCCTTTTGAAATTCAGAAATTTCAGGACTTTCTTGACAATTTAACCACTGATGTGTTTAGAGCGAAGGGAATCCTCTGGTTTCAAGAAAGCGACTTAAAACATATATTCCAACTCAGCGGCAAACGATGCAGCATGGAAGCTGAGAATTGGACAACGACTCCGAGCAACCAAGTGGTATTCATTGGACGCAACCTCAATGCAGAACAGATTCGCGCTGCTTTAAAAGACTGCATTGTCTAA
- the folE gene encoding GTP cyclohydrolase I FolE has translation MQNANLESANRAIAALRTQAAPRVSEEEMRQAVRTLLIGLGEDPDREGLRDTPKRVVKALKFLTQGYNQSLDELLNGAVFHEDTNEMVLVRDIDLFSSCEHHILPILGRAHVAYIPNGKVIGLSKVARICEMYARRLQVQERLTDQIAEALQGLLKPQGVAVVVEATHMCMVMRGVQKPGSWTVTSSMRGVFAEDGRTRQEFMSLIRHTPTFH, from the coding sequence ATGCAAAACGCCAACCTAGAATCGGCTAATAGAGCGATCGCAGCTCTCAGAACCCAAGCAGCACCCCGCGTCTCAGAGGAAGAAATGAGACAAGCCGTTCGCACCTTGTTAATCGGATTAGGTGAAGATCCCGATCGCGAAGGGCTGCGAGACACGCCCAAACGCGTCGTCAAAGCCCTCAAATTCCTGACCCAAGGCTATAACCAATCCCTAGACGAACTGCTCAACGGGGCCGTTTTCCACGAAGACACCAACGAAATGGTTCTCGTGCGCGATATTGACCTGTTTAGTTCCTGCGAACACCACATTCTTCCCATTCTCGGACGCGCCCACGTCGCGTATATTCCTAACGGTAAAGTCATCGGACTGTCTAAAGTCGCGCGCATTTGTGAAATGTACGCCCGTCGCCTGCAAGTGCAAGAACGCCTCACCGATCAAATTGCCGAAGCCCTGCAAGGCTTGCTCAAACCCCAAGGCGTCGCTGTTGTTGTCGAAGCCACCCATATGTGCATGGTGATGCGCGGCGTACAAAAACCGGGTTCTTGGACCGTCACCAGTTCCATGCGCGGCGTCTTTGCTGAAGATGGCCGTACCCGCCAGGAATTTATGAGTCTGATCCGCCACACGCCCACCTTCCACTAA
- a CDS encoding CHAT domain-containing tetratricopeptide repeat protein, which produces MTNNMRQKFLQVLWIVLSLVSFNIPQVAWSQDDSQLRQVYQRLIDSFDADLAEARRGDLGDSAREIQVFQGAGIAHQYFGNYSKALELLEEALERSLQTQAYPMAGSLLYQMSSVHSKLGDYLGVQFLESHLEIAKARGDREYQREVLKYLALAHMSSVQYQKAIPIYEEYLALVRSFNDVAEEVATLGYLASAYGTLGEREKLQATLNQQLAVARASGNPELEKMALSYQSSWAVVGQDSQAAIQAQEQALQLARTSGDIYQELSSLQQLAQYQATAENIPNVISRLEELLSVARQRLNPETIGLWEAQALEYLGQTYAHIRDYNRAIELFQQSLAIYTESDRQATQTNRLSALESLAKAQFQAGQLAQAAVTLQKAIEVHEIRRQNLDRFINLFALSRDDLQLSLRETLSDLYRLQQQIFIRENRPQEALVSSEIGRARAFVDLLTMNLAVDPQTPMTAPEPTLAELSAIARGQNSTLVQYSVILDRPRFPVMRFGKQSPREILLYIWVIQPNGEIAFRSVDLQPFWQKIDAQGDEVSNLGDLVIAARESIGAGGRGITFNEDTTAVARALAQIQRNDQKNQQLQQLHEVLIQPIADLLPPNPEARVTFIPQDSLFLVPFPALLDAEGKHLIEKHTLLTSPSIQVLELTQRQRQRIGTPSNQALVVGNPTMPSLRFRVDGPLVQLSSLPGAEREARAIAQMLNTQPLMGAAATEAAVVERLPQAGIIHLATHGLLDNLMGFQSSLAFTPAGKSDGFLTAREIIQLRLNANLVVLSACDTGRGRISGDGVIGLSRSFIAAGVPSVIVSLWKVPDEPTSALMQAFYQNLQQDSDKAKALRNAMLSTMEQYPDPKDWAAFTLIGEAD; this is translated from the coding sequence ATGACTAACAATATGCGTCAAAAATTCCTGCAAGTCCTTTGGATTGTCTTATCGCTGGTGAGTTTTAATATTCCCCAGGTGGCTTGGTCTCAAGATGACTCTCAACTTCGCCAAGTTTATCAGCGCTTAATTGACTCCTTTGACGCGGATTTAGCAGAGGCGCGCAGGGGAGACTTGGGAGATAGTGCCAGAGAAATTCAAGTCTTTCAAGGTGCTGGCATCGCCCATCAGTATTTTGGCAACTACTCCAAAGCCTTAGAACTGCTGGAGGAGGCATTAGAGCGATCGCTCCAAACCCAAGCTTACCCGATGGCCGGCTCTCTGTTGTACCAAATGTCATCGGTGCATAGCAAGTTGGGCGATTACTTAGGCGTTCAGTTTCTAGAATCCCATTTAGAAATTGCCAAAGCTAGAGGCGATCGCGAGTATCAACGCGAAGTCTTAAAGTACCTGGCCCTGGCCCATATGTCGAGCGTCCAGTATCAAAAGGCCATTCCCATCTACGAAGAATATCTTGCCCTCGTGCGATCGTTCAATGACGTAGCAGAAGAGGTGGCAACCCTTGGCTATCTTGCTAGCGCCTATGGAACGCTGGGCGAACGCGAAAAACTGCAAGCAACTTTAAACCAACAGCTAGCCGTTGCTAGAGCCTCCGGCAACCCCGAACTCGAAAAGATGGCGCTATCGTATCAAAGTAGTTGGGCCGTGGTCGGACAAGATTCTCAAGCGGCTATTCAGGCTCAAGAACAAGCCTTACAACTGGCTCGTACTTCCGGAGATATTTACCAAGAACTGTCCTCGCTTCAACAACTTGCTCAGTATCAAGCGACCGCAGAAAATATCCCCAACGTCATCTCTAGGCTAGAAGAACTTCTCAGCGTGGCACGCCAACGCCTCAACCCAGAAACCATTGGACTATGGGAGGCTCAGGCGTTGGAATATCTAGGGCAAACCTATGCCCATATTCGCGATTACAATCGAGCCATTGAGCTATTTCAGCAAAGTTTAGCTATCTATACCGAGAGCGATCGCCAAGCGACCCAAACCAATCGCCTATCCGCCCTCGAAAGTCTTGCCAAAGCCCAATTTCAGGCAGGACAGCTTGCCCAGGCTGCTGTTACGTTACAAAAAGCCATTGAAGTCCACGAAATTCGCCGTCAAAACCTCGATCGCTTCATCAACCTGTTTGCCCTCAGTCGCGACGATTTGCAACTCAGCCTGCGGGAAACCCTCAGCGATCTCTACCGCCTGCAACAGCAAATTTTCATCCGCGAAAATCGCCCCCAAGAGGCCCTGGTGAGTTCGGAAATTGGACGCGCTAGAGCTTTTGTGGATTTGCTGACAATGAACCTTGCCGTCGATCCGCAAACGCCCATGACTGCGCCGGAACCAACCCTCGCAGAACTGAGCGCGATCGCTAGAGGACAAAACTCTACCCTCGTGCAATACTCCGTCATTTTAGACCGTCCCCGATTTCCAGTGATGCGGTTTGGCAAACAGTCTCCCCGCGAGATTCTGCTCTATATTTGGGTCATTCAACCCAATGGAGAAATTGCCTTCCGTTCTGTCGATTTACAACCGTTTTGGCAGAAAATTGACGCTCAAGGGGATGAGGTCAGTAATTTAGGCGATTTGGTGATTGCGGCTCGCGAATCGATTGGTGCAGGCGGACGGGGCATTACTTTTAATGAAGATACAACGGCTGTCGCCAGAGCGCTTGCCCAAATTCAGAGAAACGACCAAAAAAATCAGCAACTCCAACAACTGCACGAGGTTTTAATTCAACCCATTGCCGATCTGCTGCCCCCAAATCCAGAGGCTCGCGTAACTTTTATTCCCCAGGATTCTCTATTTTTAGTTCCCTTTCCGGCTTTACTGGATGCGGAGGGCAAACACTTAATTGAAAAGCATACTCTACTCACGTCTCCCTCAATCCAGGTTTTAGAACTCACCCAACGACAGCGCCAACGGATCGGCACGCCTTCAAACCAGGCGCTTGTGGTGGGGAATCCCACGATGCCTAGCTTGCGGTTTAGGGTGGATGGCCCCTTGGTACAGCTTTCGAGTTTACCAGGAGCCGAACGAGAAGCTAGAGCGATCGCCCAAATGCTGAATACTCAACCTTTAATGGGGGCTGCTGCCACAGAAGCCGCCGTGGTTGAACGCTTACCCCAAGCGGGAATTATTCATCTCGCTACGCATGGTTTGCTCGATAACCTGATGGGTTTCCAAAGTTCGCTGGCGTTTACTCCGGCTGGAAAAAGCGACGGGTTTCTGACAGCGCGGGAAATTATCCAATTGCGGCTGAATGCTAATTTGGTGGTGTTGAGTGCTTGCGATACCGGACGGGGGCGCATTAGTGGCGATGGGGTGATTGGTTTATCGCGATCGTTTATTGCTGCTGGCGTGCCTAGCGTGATTGTTTCGCTGTGGAAAGTCCCCGATGAACCGACTTCAGCGCTGATGCAGGCGTTTTACCAAAATCTGCAACAAGACTCGGATAAGGCGAAAGCTCTACGAAATGCGATGCTTTCGACAATGGAGCAATATCCCGATCCTAAAGATTGGGCGGCGTTTACTCTCATTGGTGAAGCGGATTGA
- a CDS encoding WD40 repeat domain-containing protein: MLALVQWVARVKAQFALYSVVCVCCVAFGGNLCNAEVRRVESPASPTVIARTLSGHTQVAISPNGRFLAGTTSETTITVWDLTTGQALRTLDGHTLPILALAIAPDNQTLLSTGHDRTLHLWNLQTGELKQTLSGHSDWVEALAISPTGDYMASGGGDRQIRIWSLHALSASLQKVFSGHSTFIASLAISPNGEYLASGSWDEIRIWQVSTGQLIHRFQHQTLGINALVFSPDSTYVIGGAGDRTLQVWNVRTGELQRTFTAHQAAIRSLALSPDGEWLITGSLDNTISIWNWRTGTKIRTLSRQPSVVESVALSADGSTLATGGWGNIIKLWNWQTGEEVQVLND, encoded by the coding sequence ATGTTAGCTCTTGTTCAATGGGTTGCTCGCGTGAAAGCCCAATTTGCGCTGTATTCAGTCGTTTGCGTTTGCTGTGTCGCCTTCGGGGGAAATTTATGCAATGCTGAGGTTCGCCGGGTAGAGTCTCCCGCTTCACCGACTGTAATCGCCCGCACACTATCGGGTCATACACAGGTCGCCATTAGTCCGAATGGTCGTTTTTTAGCCGGAACCACCAGCGAAACAACGATTACGGTTTGGGACCTCACCACGGGTCAAGCGTTACGAACCTTAGACGGTCACACCTTGCCGATTTTAGCATTAGCGATCGCGCCCGATAATCAAACGCTGCTGAGTACGGGTCACGATCGCACCCTTCATCTGTGGAATCTACAAACGGGCGAACTGAAACAAACGCTATCGGGTCATTCCGACTGGGTAGAAGCCTTAGCCATTAGTCCCACAGGAGATTATATGGCCAGCGGTGGGGGCGATCGCCAAATTCGGATTTGGTCGCTACATGCCTTGTCCGCGTCACTCCAGAAAGTCTTTAGCGGTCATAGTACCTTCATTGCGTCCTTAGCCATTAGTCCCAACGGCGAATATCTAGCCAGTGGCAGTTGGGATGAAATTAGGATTTGGCAAGTCTCCACAGGACAACTAATTCATCGTTTTCAGCATCAAACCTTGGGCATTAATGCACTGGTGTTCAGTCCCGATAGTACCTATGTCATCGGAGGTGCAGGCGATCGCACTTTACAAGTTTGGAATGTCAGAACCGGAGAGTTGCAGCGAACCTTTACAGCTCATCAAGCTGCCATTCGTTCCCTCGCCTTAAGTCCGGATGGGGAATGGCTGATTACCGGCAGTTTGGATAATACCATCAGTATTTGGAACTGGCGAACGGGCACCAAAATCCGCACCCTATCCCGACAGCCAAGCGTGGTGGAATCGGTGGCGCTGAGTGCTGATGGTTCCACGCTAGCAACGGGAGGATGGGGCAATATTATCAAACTCTGGAATTGGCAAACCGGAGAAGAAGTACAAGTATTGAATGACTAA
- a CDS encoding M15 family metallopeptidase, which yields MPEKPYLQIPIADCGEPLVALPPKDFAFTKPHPYEDLGAPYGNKSPFYVRQGVLSRLVQAQQLLQQLYPGWRIQIFDAYRPIAVQQFMVEYTFGQLLEAKGLTETAIAPSQRQAILEEVYQFWAVPSANPKTPPPHSTGAAVDVTLVNAEDREVDMGSPIDEVSPRSFPDHFARSSDPVEQQYHAHRQLLAQVMLQAGFERHPYEWWHFSYGDQMWVWLRQQKKPDNRAIAIYGGC from the coding sequence ATGCCAGAAAAACCCTATCTCCAAATCCCGATTGCAGACTGTGGCGAACCCTTAGTTGCACTTCCCCCAAAAGACTTTGCCTTCACAAAGCCGCATCCCTACGAAGACTTAGGCGCACCCTATGGGAATAAATCGCCGTTTTATGTCCGCCAAGGCGTGTTAAGCCGATTGGTACAAGCGCAACAATTATTACAACAGCTTTATCCGGGTTGGCGAATCCAAATTTTTGACGCCTATCGACCGATCGCCGTTCAGCAATTTATGGTGGAGTATACCTTTGGGCAATTGCTCGAAGCCAAAGGCTTAACAGAAACCGCGATCGCACCCAGTCAGCGCCAAGCAATTTTAGAGGAAGTTTATCAATTTTGGGCGGTTCCCTCTGCCAATCCCAAAACCCCACCACCGCATAGTACCGGCGCGGCGGTAGACGTGACCTTAGTGAATGCAGAAGATCGAGAGGTCGATATGGGTTCTCCCATTGATGAAGTCTCGCCGCGATCGTTTCCAGACCATTTTGCGCGGAGTTCTGACCCTGTAGAGCAACAGTATCACGCTCATCGTCAATTACTGGCTCAAGTCATGCTTCAGGCTGGGTTTGAACGCCATCCTTACGAATGGTGGCATTTTTCCTATGGCGATCAGATGTGGGTTTGGTTAAGACAGCAAAAAAAGCCTGACAATCGCGCGATCGCCATTTATGGTGGATGTTAG
- a CDS encoding DUF2949 domain-containing protein, which produces MIPNSNSRLIRFLQEDLAISASSIAIALRHCEQDPGPLPMVLWQYGLVTLEQLDRIFDWQETA; this is translated from the coding sequence ATGATACCCAATAGCAATTCCCGTCTAATCCGGTTTTTACAAGAGGATTTAGCCATCTCAGCCTCGTCGATTGCGATCGCTCTCAGACATTGCGAACAAGACCCAGGCCCTTTACCGATGGTCTTGTGGCAGTATGGGTTAGTCACCCTAGAACAACTTGACCGCATCTTTGATTGGCAAGAAACTGCTTAA
- a CDS encoding DUF192 domain-containing protein, with protein sequence MKYSATFLLAGISACLLGCSIPSATSTSPDAIAQLPMVQESRAQNLPILAEATIKGELFELEVPQTPEEQALGLMYRPALPDNRGMLFPFHPPRVVGFWMKNVPVPLDMVFIREETVVEIADSVPPCTSEPCAVYGPSVPVDRVLELRAGRAAELGLQVGDRISVRFRNTEADGLRNVKK encoded by the coding sequence ATGAAATATTCAGCAACTTTTTTATTGGCGGGCATTAGTGCGTGTCTGTTAGGGTGTTCTATTCCTAGCGCGACGAGTACGTCACCGGATGCGATCGCCCAGTTACCTATGGTGCAGGAGTCTCGCGCCCAAAATCTCCCGATTCTGGCAGAAGCCACGATTAAAGGGGAGTTGTTTGAGTTGGAGGTGCCGCAGACGCCGGAAGAACAGGCATTGGGGTTAATGTATCGTCCAGCTTTACCAGATAACCGGGGGATGCTGTTTCCGTTTCACCCGCCGAGGGTGGTGGGCTTTTGGATGAAGAATGTTCCGGTTCCTCTGGATATGGTGTTTATCCGCGAAGAGACGGTTGTGGAAATTGCTGATAGCGTACCGCCCTGTACGTCTGAACCCTGTGCGGTTTACGGCCCCTCGGTGCCTGTGGATCGGGTGCTGGAGTTGCGGGCCGGACGGGCTGCGGAGTTGGGGTTGCAGGTGGGCGATCGCATTTCTGTTCGTTTCCGCAATACTGAAGCAGATGGTCTCCGAAATGTAAAAAAATGA
- the nblR gene encoding response regulator transcription factor NblR, with amino-acid sequence MTPIPETNPCILLVETDPVLAQQISLDLKESGYDPIAISDAKTALEKVRESRPALIAIDRMLAGESGLQLSAEIRAMGNVAPILMLMARDTVEDRVACLEAGADDYFLKPYRAEEFLRLVHLYLQPEPGGNEQLRFGDLALDLSTRKAIRNGRVIELTMKEFELLKYLMEYPREVLTREQILENVWGYDFMGESNVIEVYIRYLRLKIEHEGEKRLIQTVRGVGYVLREP; translated from the coding sequence ATGACCCCGATACCTGAAACCAACCCTTGTATTTTACTGGTCGAAACCGACCCGGTTTTAGCCCAACAAATAAGCCTGGATCTCAAAGAATCGGGCTACGATCCAATTGCGATTAGCGATGCGAAAACTGCCCTAGAAAAGGTTCGCGAATCGCGACCGGCTTTGATTGCCATTGACCGGATGCTGGCCGGAGAATCGGGGCTGCAACTGTCTGCTGAGATTCGGGCAATGGGGAATGTTGCGCCGATTTTGATGCTCATGGCTCGCGATACAGTAGAAGATCGGGTTGCTTGTCTGGAAGCGGGTGCGGATGATTATTTTCTCAAACCCTATCGCGCTGAGGAGTTTCTGCGCCTGGTGCATTTGTATCTTCAACCAGAACCGGGCGGGAACGAGCAATTGCGCTTTGGCGATTTGGCGTTGGATCTCTCCACTCGCAAGGCCATTCGCAATGGGCGGGTTATCGAACTCACGATGAAGGAGTTTGAACTGCTGAAGTATCTGATGGAGTATCCCCGCGAGGTGCTAACCCGCGAGCAGATTCTGGAGAATGTCTGGGGATACGACTTTATGGGCGAATCGAACGTGATTGAGGTCTATATTCGCTATTTACGCCTCAAGATTGAGCATGAGGGGGAAAAGCGCTTAATTCAAACGGTGCGCGGTGTGGGTTATGTGTTGCGGGAACCCTAG
- a CDS encoding NAD(+) kinase, whose product MPKAGIIYNDIKPIACQVATTLQEKLTACGWEVCVATGTGGILGYSHPDRPVCHTPIDGLVPKGFDTDMSLAFVLGGDGTVLSAFRQVAPAGIPLLTINTGHMGFLTETYVNQLSQAVEQAIAGDYEIEERLMLVVKVFRPCSTDSEPTLLWEAMCLNEMVLHREPLTSMCHFEVQVGKHALVDIAADGVIISTPTGSTAYSLSAGGPVITPEVPVLQLVPICPHSLASRALVFSENDPVTIFPVQPNRLVMVVDGNAGCYILPEDRVRVEKAPYSARFIRLQSPEFFRVLREKLGWGLPHIAKPTSVELP is encoded by the coding sequence GTGCCCAAAGCTGGGATTATTTATAACGACATTAAACCGATTGCCTGTCAGGTAGCGACAACGTTACAAGAAAAACTGACCGCTTGCGGGTGGGAAGTCTGTGTAGCGACAGGCACAGGCGGTATTTTGGGATACTCTCATCCCGACCGACCCGTTTGCCACACTCCCATTGATGGGTTAGTCCCCAAGGGATTTGACACAGACATGAGCTTGGCCTTCGTCCTCGGCGGCGACGGCACCGTTTTGTCTGCTTTTCGTCAAGTGGCTCCGGCGGGAATTCCCCTGTTAACAATCAATACAGGTCACATGGGCTTCTTAACCGAAACCTATGTCAATCAACTTTCACAGGCCGTAGAACAGGCGATCGCAGGCGATTATGAGATAGAAGAACGCCTGATGTTGGTCGTCAAAGTCTTTCGACCTTGCAGCACCGACAGCGAGCCAACCCTGCTCTGGGAAGCCATGTGCTTAAACGAGATGGTTTTGCACCGCGAACCCCTGACCAGCATGTGTCACTTTGAAGTCCAAGTCGGCAAACATGCTCTCGTCGATATCGCGGCGGATGGGGTAATTATTTCCACCCCCACCGGATCGACCGCCTACTCCCTGAGTGCAGGCGGCCCGGTCATTACCCCGGAAGTTCCGGTACTCCAACTCGTCCCCATTTGCCCCCATTCCCTAGCGTCTAGAGCCTTGGTCTTTAGCGAAAACGATCCGGTGACCATTTTCCCCGTTCAACCCAACCGCCTAGTCATGGTCGTGGATGGGAACGCCGGATGTTATATTCTGCCAGAAGACCGCGTTCGCGTTGAAAAAGCCCCCTACAGCGCCCGCTTTATTCGCCTGCAATCCCCTGAATTTTTCCGAGTCCTGCGCGAAAAGTTGGGGTGGGGTTTACCTCATATTGCGAAGCCGACTTCGGTCGAGTTACCCTAA